In a genomic window of Gloeocapsopsis dulcis:
- the mreD gene encoding rod shape-determining protein MreD yields MNRISLRYLYKRQMMNWLVTVSSVLLCLLLLPMRLPGMELAGIAPNWLLIWVVAWSIKRTAVQGAIAGVIVGLLQDGMTAPVPSHTLSFALVGIMTARLHKQRYLQEDFISVALIVFGMAALAEVMMAAQISIWSAAISGKYTATTSNFGEIWTYYQRIALASAIVSSLWAPVVYYPLNRWWKKMKD; encoded by the coding sequence TTGAACCGTATTTCTCTCAGGTATTTGTACAAACGTCAGATGATGAACTGGCTTGTTACTGTCAGCTCAGTTTTGTTGTGCTTGCTACTACTACCAATGCGCTTACCTGGGATGGAATTAGCTGGTATTGCTCCCAATTGGCTATTAATTTGGGTCGTTGCTTGGAGTATCAAGCGGACAGCCGTTCAAGGCGCGATCGCTGGAGTTATTGTTGGTTTACTGCAAGATGGCATGACAGCACCCGTTCCCTCACACACTCTTAGTTTCGCTTTAGTAGGAATCATGACAGCTCGCCTCCATAAGCAACGCTATCTTCAGGAAGACTTTATTTCAGTTGCTTTGATTGTCTTTGGCATGGCAGCATTAGCCGAAGTAATGATGGCAGCCCAAATTAGCATTTGGAGTGCTGCGATCTCAGGGAAATATACCGCGACAACCAGCAATTTTGGCGAAATTTGGACGTACTACCAGCGTATTGCCTTAGCTTCTGCAATTGTGAGTAGTTTATGGGCACCAGTGGTATACTACCCCCTAAACCGCTGGTGGAAAAAAATGAAAGATTAA
- the ribD gene encoding bifunctional diaminohydroxyphosphoribosylaminopyrimidine deaminase/5-amino-6-(5-phosphoribosylamino)uracil reductase RibD, giving the protein MMQRCLQLARRALGRTAPNPLVGSVIVQAGEVVGEGFHPGAGQPHAEVFALRAAGDRARGATVYVNLEPCNHYGRTPPCSEALIAAGVAKVVVGMVDPNPLVAGGGIARLRNAGIEVVVGVEEEDCRQLNEGFVHRILYQRPFGILKYAMTLDGKIATSSGHSAWISSQSARNLVHQLRVACDAVIVGGNTVRKDNPRLTSRQAEAHNPLRVVMSRTLDLPTEAYLWQTAEFPTLVITQKGANPKFQQLLWQKNVEVIELPSLTPTHAMAHLYERGFSAVLWECGGTLAAQAIAEGMVQKILAFIAPKIIGGSNAPSPIGDLGLTNMTQALALERVRWQTIDSDCLVEGYLPQK; this is encoded by the coding sequence ATGATGCAGCGATGTTTGCAGCTAGCGCGTCGTGCTTTAGGGCGCACTGCACCAAATCCATTGGTAGGTTCTGTGATTGTTCAAGCAGGAGAAGTCGTTGGTGAAGGATTTCATCCAGGTGCAGGTCAACCTCATGCTGAAGTTTTTGCCCTTCGAGCTGCAGGCGATCGCGCACGTGGTGCTACTGTATACGTCAATTTAGAGCCTTGCAATCACTATGGACGTACGCCCCCATGTTCAGAGGCTTTAATTGCGGCAGGAGTAGCAAAAGTTGTGGTAGGAATGGTTGATCCGAACCCACTTGTTGCTGGAGGTGGAATTGCAAGGTTGCGTAATGCTGGGATAGAAGTTGTTGTCGGTGTTGAAGAAGAAGATTGCCGTCAACTCAATGAAGGTTTTGTGCATCGCATTCTCTATCAACGACCGTTTGGTATTTTAAAGTATGCAATGACGCTGGATGGCAAAATTGCGACAAGTAGCGGTCATAGTGCTTGGATTAGTAGCCAAAGTGCCCGAAACTTAGTTCATCAGCTCCGAGTAGCGTGTGATGCAGTAATTGTTGGTGGGAATACAGTGCGAAAAGATAATCCCAGGTTAACTAGTCGGCAGGCAGAGGCACACAACCCCTTGCGAGTAGTTATGAGTCGCACTCTTGATTTACCTACTGAAGCTTATTTATGGCAAACAGCAGAATTTCCCACACTGGTCATAACACAAAAAGGTGCAAATCCGAAATTTCAACAGCTACTATGGCAAAAAAACGTTGAGGTGATAGAATTGCCATCGCTAACACCAACTCATGCAATGGCACACTTATACGAGCGAGGTTTTTCAGCAGTGTTATGGGAATGTGGCGGAACATTGGCCGCACAGGCGATCGCTGAAGGAATGGTACAAAAAATTCTGGCATTCATTGCGCCTAAAATCATTGGTGGAAGTAACGCTCCATCACCGATTGGTGACTTGGGCTTGACAAATATGACTCAAGCACTTGCTCTCGAACGAGTGCGCTGGCAAACTATAGATTCAGACTGCCTAGTTGAAGGTTATCTACCTCAAAAATAG
- a CDS encoding NB-ARC domain-containing protein, whose product MTVEEALDIIEQAIEPQQLNKIQRLVLQHVWQQQSYTEIAQATSYDFGYIKDTGSKLWQILSEAFGEKVTKQNIHVVLKQRCKQNLRFKELTYKTQLPQSQDWGEAVDTSIFYGRLQELATLEQWIVQDHCRLVAILGMGGVGKTSLSVKLAEQLQFEFLFWRSLRDAPPYNEFLTTLLQFFSQDNNALPETESAKLAQLQEHLRTARCLIVLDNFDAVFAPGQRIGVYRDGYAGYGELLQRIGEARHQSCLVITSRDKPLEIATLQGESLPVRELVLPGLEAIAAYELLAKKGVKGSQEELNHLINCYQGNPLALKIIATSIYDIFAGKISDFLNQGVAVFNGIRHLLKSQIERLSAPEKHIMYWLAINREPVNVSELLGDIFPSVSPAVLLETLESLRGRSLIERTAEGFTQQPVVMEYMTEQLITQVSAELVGSSQNSTHCLRHYAVMKATAKDYVRESQIRIIVKPILTQAIAHLGTPQALTTQLNKLLGQLRTQNFEPIGYAIGNLLNLFNHLSVDLTGFDFSHFPIWQAYLANVKLQHVNFAYADLAKAVFAETFGGVSSVAFSPNGHLLATSDTSGEVQIWEIASGRQLNAFKADIAWTWAIAFSPNGQVLASAGDDYIVKIWDVKTGRLLQQLQGHTNTISTIAFHPHGQILASCSQDQTIRLWQVDNFWKNVSCRILQEHQARVWSVAFSPDGRTLVSGSEDQTLKLWNVETGTCWQTLCGHSRWVKAVAVSPDGKTIASGSFDGAIKLWSLATGQCLHTWQGHQTTVTTIAFNPDGDLLASASYDQTVKVWHVVTKKCLNTLQEHHNRVWSVAFSPDGQYLASGGDDHAARLCHLKSGQCAKAWKGHNNSILSLALSLTQPLLATGHEDQTVKLWNLQTGKVTKTLRGHTNRIWSVAIAPPQLEIMASGSADSTIKLWQPQTGQCLKTLHGHASWVWSVTFSPEGHQLASGSYDKTIKLWDVYSGECLKTLEEHAAAVVAVTYSPNGQWLASSSFDTTIKLWDAIAGNCLQTFTGHHNSVWAIAFSPDGQCLASCSYDQTVKLWDIHTGVCLQTFTGHQGPVVSLAFNTSGTQLASGSFDRTVKLWNTNTGECVHTHYGHTGLVSALAFQDLNCLDRGSEIAQPQQGILVSGSFDESIRFWNTDTGECLQTLHTLRPYDGMNITGVLSLTDSQKATLRALGAVEK is encoded by the coding sequence ATGACCGTTGAAGAGGCGCTAGACATTATTGAGCAAGCGATAGAACCACAGCAACTAAACAAAATTCAACGGCTTGTTTTGCAGCATGTCTGGCAGCAGCAGTCTTACACAGAAATTGCCCAAGCAACAAGTTATGATTTTGGTTATATCAAAGATACGGGTTCTAAGCTGTGGCAAATACTCTCCGAAGCTTTTGGAGAGAAAGTCACCAAGCAAAATATTCATGTGGTTTTAAAGCAGCGCTGCAAGCAGAATCTGCGCTTCAAAGAACTCACTTATAAAACACAATTGCCTCAGTCACAAGATTGGGGAGAGGCGGTAGATACTTCAATTTTTTATGGACGATTGCAAGAATTAGCAACTCTAGAACAATGGATTGTACAGGATCATTGCCGCCTGGTTGCCATTTTAGGTATGGGTGGAGTTGGCAAAACATCACTATCTGTGAAGTTAGCAGAACAATTACAATTTGAGTTTTTGTTTTGGCGATCGCTGCGTGATGCACCACCCTACAATGAATTTTTGACGACGCTACTACAGTTTTTTTCCCAAGATAACAATGCGTTACCCGAAACGGAAAGTGCGAAGCTAGCTCAACTACAAGAACACTTACGCACAGCGCGATGCCTAATTGTATTAGATAATTTTGATGCCGTGTTTGCTCCAGGACAGCGAATCGGAGTTTACCGCGATGGATATGCAGGGTACGGTGAACTGCTGCAACGCATAGGTGAGGCGCGTCACCAAAGTTGTTTAGTTATCACGAGTCGAGATAAACCCTTAGAAATTGCCACACTTCAAGGAGAAAGCTTACCAGTTCGGGAGCTAGTCTTACCAGGGCTAGAAGCGATCGCGGCATATGAACTATTGGCGAAAAAGGGTGTCAAAGGTTCACAAGAGGAATTAAATCACTTAATCAACTGCTACCAAGGTAATCCGCTAGCACTTAAAATCATCGCAACCTCAATTTATGATATTTTTGCAGGCAAAATTTCTGATTTTCTCAACCAAGGAGTTGCTGTCTTTAATGGAATTCGTCACCTCCTCAAATCACAAATTGAGCGACTCTCAGCACCAGAAAAACATATTATGTACTGGCTAGCAATTAATCGCGAACCAGTTAACGTCAGCGAACTACTCGGTGATATTTTTCCATCGGTTTCACCCGCAGTTTTATTAGAAACCTTGGAATCTTTACGAGGGCGATCGCTCATCGAACGCACTGCCGAAGGCTTCACTCAGCAACCTGTCGTCATGGAATACATGACAGAACAACTGATTACTCAAGTTAGTGCAGAACTCGTAGGTTCTTCGCAAAATTCTACACATTGTCTGCGTCACTATGCAGTGATGAAAGCAACAGCTAAAGATTACGTCAGAGAAAGTCAAATCCGCATAATTGTGAAACCGATTTTAACTCAAGCGATCGCTCACTTAGGTACTCCACAAGCACTCACCACCCAACTCAACAAACTGTTAGGGCAACTTCGCACCCAGAACTTTGAACCTATTGGTTATGCGATCGGTAATCTGCTGAATCTCTTCAATCATTTGTCAGTTGATCTAACAGGATTTGATTTTTCACACTTTCCGATTTGGCAAGCTTATCTAGCAAATGTCAAGCTGCAACACGTCAATTTTGCCTACGCCGATCTTGCTAAAGCTGTATTTGCCGAGACATTTGGGGGTGTGTCTTCAGTTGCTTTCAGCCCCAACGGTCATCTCCTAGCAACAAGTGACACTAGTGGAGAAGTTCAAATTTGGGAGATAGCCAGTGGACGACAACTTAATGCTTTTAAAGCAGATATTGCTTGGACATGGGCAATTGCTTTTAGTCCAAATGGTCAAGTATTAGCAAGTGCGGGAGACGATTACATCGTCAAAATCTGGGATGTTAAAACAGGTAGATTGCTGCAACAGCTACAAGGACATACAAATACAATTAGTACCATTGCTTTTCATCCTCACGGTCAAATCCTGGCAAGTTGTAGTCAGGATCAAACAATCCGGCTGTGGCAAGTAGATAATTTCTGGAAAAACGTATCGTGTCGAATTCTTCAAGAACATCAAGCACGTGTATGGTCAGTAGCATTTAGTCCAGATGGTCGTACTTTAGTAAGTGGTTCAGAAGATCAAACTTTGAAACTGTGGAATGTAGAAACTGGAACCTGCTGGCAAACTTTATGCGGACACTCGCGCTGGGTAAAGGCTGTTGCTGTGAGTCCTGACGGAAAAACGATTGCTAGCGGTAGTTTCGATGGTGCGATCAAACTGTGGAGTTTAGCGACAGGTCAATGCTTACATACTTGGCAAGGACACCAAACAACGGTAACAACGATTGCTTTTAACCCAGATGGTGACTTACTTGCAAGTGCAAGTTACGACCAAACAGTAAAAGTATGGCATGTTGTGACTAAAAAGTGTCTAAACACCTTGCAAGAGCATCACAATCGCGTTTGGTCAGTAGCATTTAGTCCTGATGGTCAATATCTTGCCAGTGGCGGAGACGATCATGCTGCTCGATTATGCCATCTTAAATCAGGGCAGTGTGCTAAAGCTTGGAAAGGTCATAATAATAGTATTTTATCCCTCGCACTGAGTCTGACTCAGCCTTTATTAGCAACTGGACATGAAGATCAGACAGTAAAATTGTGGAATCTCCAAACGGGCAAGGTCACAAAAACTTTACGCGGGCATACTAACCGAATTTGGTCAGTGGCAATCGCACCTCCACAGTTAGAAATTATGGCAAGCGGTAGTGCAGATAGTACAATTAAGCTATGGCAACCGCAGACAGGACAATGTCTCAAAACGCTACATGGGCATGCAAGTTGGGTGTGGTCTGTTACCTTTAGTCCTGAAGGACATCAGTTAGCTAGTGGTAGCTACGACAAAACAATCAAACTCTGGGATGTTTACAGTGGAGAATGCCTTAAAACCCTAGAGGAACACGCAGCAGCAGTTGTTGCTGTCACTTATAGCCCCAATGGCCAGTGGCTAGCTAGTAGTAGCTTTGATACGACAATTAAACTCTGGGATGCGATCGCGGGAAACTGTCTGCAGACTTTCACAGGACATCATAATAGTGTGTGGGCGATCGCCTTTTCTCCTGATGGACAATGTTTAGCAAGTTGCAGCTACGACCAAACAGTAAAACTTTGGGATATTCACACCGGAGTTTGTCTACAGACTTTTACAGGACATCAAGGTCCAGTAGTTTCGCTTGCTTTTAATACTAGCGGTACGCAGTTAGCCAGTGGTAGTTTTGATCGCACTGTGAAGTTATGGAACACTAACACAGGAGAATGTGTCCACACGCACTATGGACACACGGGCTTAGTCTCTGCGCTTGCTTTCCAAGACTTAAATTGTCTAGATCGTGGTTCTGAGATTGCACAACCCCAACAAGGAATTCTTGTCAGTGGTAGCTTTGATGAAAGTATTCGATTTTGGAATACTGACACAGGAGAATGCTTGCAAACACTGCATACACTTCGTCCCTACGATGGTATGAATATTACAGGAGTACTCAGCTTAACTGATTCACAGAAGGCAACTTTAAGAGCATTAGGAGCAGTTGAAAAATAA
- the mreC gene encoding rod shape-determining protein MreC produces MYIIRRWWERYALTLVLVSLSFGTAWAIRQTQGAIVFEVYHLLTRPFQSSPNQAPQLYDARVQELETRIVELENKNNQLEELLGYVNQSNSNTKNSPQQAIAAPVIDRSADQWWQQITLGRGSQAGIQVGDIVTAPGGLVGKVTSVSPHTSRVLLISDPTSQLGVTISRSRFMGFLRGQSANYAVMQFFDKVPDVRPGDAIATSPYSQLFPAGIPVGIVESINLKKSPAPEAIIALSAPMPYLEWVVVSLK; encoded by the coding sequence ATGTACATCATTCGTCGCTGGTGGGAGCGCTATGCTTTAACATTGGTACTGGTAAGTTTGTCTTTCGGTACTGCCTGGGCAATTCGGCAGACCCAGGGAGCCATTGTTTTTGAAGTTTATCACCTATTGACACGTCCCTTTCAGTCTAGTCCCAATCAAGCCCCGCAACTATACGATGCCAGAGTCCAAGAACTGGAAACACGTATAGTAGAACTAGAAAATAAAAACAACCAGCTTGAAGAGTTGTTGGGATATGTCAATCAGAGCAATAGCAACACAAAAAATTCACCGCAGCAAGCGATCGCTGCCCCAGTTATTGATCGCAGTGCAGATCAGTGGTGGCAACAAATCACTTTAGGGCGCGGAAGTCAAGCAGGAATTCAAGTTGGTGATATTGTAACTGCTCCTGGTGGGCTAGTTGGCAAAGTTACCAGTGTCTCGCCTCATACAAGCCGCGTATTGCTCATTAGCGATCCGACAAGTCAATTGGGTGTCACAATTAGCCGCAGCCGCTTTATGGGGTTCTTGCGCGGGCAATCTGCGAATTATGCTGTGATGCAGTTTTTTGATAAAGTTCCCGACGTGCGTCCAGGAGATGCGATCGCAACCTCACCATACAGCCAGCTTTTTCCCGCAGGTATACCTGTAGGAATTGTCGAATCGATCAACCTCAAAAAAAGTCCGGCTCCAGAAGCGATAATTGCCCTTTCTGCACCAATGCCTTATCTAGAATGGGTCGTCGTTTCACTAAAATAG
- a CDS encoding rod shape-determining protein, with product MGIDLGTANTLVYVSGKGIVLQEPSVIAIDKNGKMPPAVGEEAKRMMGRTPGNVIVTRPLRDGVIADFDTAELMLKHFIQRVHEGRIVSPRMVIGMPTGVTGVERRALMDAATQAGARDVFLIEEPVAAAIGAGIPVTEAVGNMIIDIGGGTTEVAVLSLFGTVVSESVRVAGDELSEAIVQYMKKIYNLVIGERTAEEIKIRIGSAYPMRNDEENVMEVRGLHLLSGLPRTVTIKEPEIRESMLEPLSKIIEAVKRTLERTPPELAADIVDRGIVLAGGGALLKGLDTLISHETGIATHIAADPLSCVVLGTGHVLEKFKQMEPVFSARSRTI from the coding sequence ATGGGTATAGACCTCGGTACTGCCAATACCCTGGTATACGTTTCTGGTAAAGGCATTGTCTTACAAGAGCCTTCTGTAATCGCGATTGACAAAAATGGCAAAATGCCACCAGCAGTAGGCGAAGAAGCTAAACGCATGATGGGTCGTACACCTGGAAATGTCATTGTAACGCGCCCTTTACGCGACGGTGTGATTGCCGATTTTGATACGGCTGAACTGATGTTGAAGCATTTTATCCAACGCGTACACGAAGGTCGCATTGTTTCCCCTCGGATGGTAATTGGAATGCCTACAGGTGTCACAGGTGTAGAAAGACGCGCACTCATGGATGCAGCAACTCAAGCTGGTGCTAGAGATGTGTTTTTGATTGAAGAACCTGTAGCAGCTGCGATTGGTGCTGGAATTCCTGTTACAGAAGCGGTTGGTAACATGATTATCGATATTGGTGGGGGAACAACTGAAGTTGCGGTGTTGAGTCTTTTTGGCACAGTCGTGAGCGAATCGGTACGAGTTGCTGGTGATGAACTCAGCGAAGCAATCGTGCAGTATATGAAGAAAATCTACAACTTGGTCATTGGCGAACGTACTGCTGAAGAAATCAAAATTCGGATCGGTTCAGCGTATCCCATGCGTAATGACGAAGAAAATGTGATGGAGGTACGTGGATTGCACTTGCTATCGGGTTTACCACGCACTGTGACAATCAAAGAACCCGAAATTCGCGAAAGTATGTTAGAACCATTGTCTAAAATTATTGAAGCAGTGAAGCGGACGCTCGAACGAACACCTCCAGAACTTGCTGCTGATATTGTCGATCGCGGAATTGTCCTTGCCGGTGGTGGTGCTTTACTCAAAGGGCTAGATACGTTAATTAGCCACGAAACAGGTATTGCGACTCATATTGCAGCTGATCCCTTAAGCTGTGTTGTTTTAGGCACAGGTCACGTTTTAGAAAAATTTAAACAAATGGAACCTGTATTCAGTGCGCGATCGCGTACGATCTAA
- a CDS encoding TIGR04283 family arsenosugar biosynthesis glycosyltransferase, translated as MTLAATRRISIIIPVLNEVGTIKNVLAHTQSSTNIEVIVVDGGSVDGTLELIRSLGIKVLSAPTGRAYQMNVGAIAATGEILLFLHSDTLLPPKFDTMIRATVQRSKRCRKVPVAGAFALQIDAPRLSLRVIEQAVNWRSRFLQMPYGDQAIFLKAETFHQIGGFAQLPIMEDFELMRRLKRLGYIAIIPVPVLTSARRWLKQGVVKTTLINQTIILAYLLGVSPNQLARWYRHRPQLTLIDWLKSAAKFAVDINLPKN; from the coding sequence TTGACTTTAGCAGCAACTAGAAGAATTTCAATTATTATTCCGGTTCTTAATGAGGTGGGAACTATCAAAAACGTACTTGCTCATACTCAATCAAGTACAAATATCGAAGTGATTGTTGTTGATGGTGGTTCTGTTGATGGTACGCTGGAGTTAATTCGGTCGCTGGGCATTAAAGTTTTATCAGCACCTACAGGTCGTGCTTATCAAATGAATGTGGGTGCTATAGCAGCAACGGGAGAAATTCTCTTATTTTTACATAGCGATACTCTTTTACCTCCTAAGTTTGACACGATGATTCGTGCTACAGTGCAACGCTCAAAAAGATGTAGAAAAGTTCCTGTAGCAGGTGCGTTTGCATTACAAATTGATGCACCGCGCTTAAGTTTGCGAGTCATTGAACAAGCCGTGAATTGGCGATCGCGTTTTTTACAAATGCCCTACGGCGATCAAGCTATCTTTCTGAAAGCAGAAACATTTCACCAAATTGGTGGCTTTGCACAGTTGCCAATTATGGAAGATTTTGAATTGATGCGTCGGCTAAAACGCTTGGGATATATTGCAATTATCCCTGTACCTGTCCTCACCTCAGCGCGGCGATGGTTGAAACAAGGAGTTGTGAAAACAACACTGATTAACCAGACGATTATCCTTGCTTATTTACTAGGAGTTTCACCCAACCAACTTGCCCGCTGGTATCGTCATCGACCACAATTAACTTTAATTGACTGGTTGAAGTCTGCCGCTAAATTTGCTGTAGATATCAATTTGCCCAAAAATTAA
- a CDS encoding ABC transporter ATP-binding protein — protein MSNDVLDVRNLHIEFLGDEKQVKAVDGISFQVQRGQTLGIVGESGSGKSVTSLAVMRLIPSPGMITGGEVWFRDRNHGSEPINLLELPPERMQQYRGGQIAMIFQEPMSSLNPVYTIGFQLTEALRQHQNISQKEATRQAIAGLQEVKLLPSDDELRQQYANTKQGHRLDQRQRELFVQQQKQAILDRYPHELSGGQLQRVMIAMAISCDPALLIADEPTTALDVTVQATILDLLRELRDRRQMSMMFITHDLGIIAEIADSVAVMYQGKIVEYGSAEQIFTHPQHPYTKGLLACRPSLEKRSQYLLTVSDFMSVGLTRAGEVDIQAKEPTYPPQVSSEALAQRLATLQQQSPLLQVQNLQVGFPIRGVFGRTKRYFLAVNGVSFAVYPGETLGLVGESGCGKTTLGRTLLRLVEAIGGQVFFEGRDVTNLKGHPLQQLRREMQIIFQNPFSSLDPRMKIGDAVMEPLVIHAASQSSRQRRDRAAYLLDRVGIDPKQMNRYPHQFSGGQRQRICIARALALNPKFIICDESVSSLDVSVQAQVLNLLKELQAEFNLTYIFISHDLSVVKFMSDRILVMNRGQIVEEGAAEEIYRDPKEAYTRSLIASIPTGNRDRTRTRPSSHSAVSS, from the coding sequence ATGAGTAATGATGTCTTGGATGTTCGGAATCTGCATATTGAATTTTTGGGTGATGAAAAGCAAGTTAAAGCTGTTGACGGAATTTCGTTTCAGGTACAACGCGGTCAAACACTAGGAATTGTGGGGGAGTCGGGTTCAGGTAAATCTGTAACATCTTTAGCTGTCATGAGGTTGATTCCGTCGCCAGGCATGATTACAGGTGGTGAAGTTTGGTTTCGCGATCGCAATCATGGTAGTGAACCAATCAATTTATTAGAACTTCCGCCCGAACGCATGCAACAATACCGAGGCGGGCAAATTGCCATGATTTTTCAAGAACCGATGAGTTCGCTTAACCCTGTTTATACAATTGGGTTTCAGTTGACAGAAGCACTGCGGCAACATCAAAATATTTCCCAAAAAGAAGCAACAAGACAAGCGATCGCAGGTTTACAAGAAGTCAAATTATTGCCGAGTGATGACGAGTTACGTCAGCAGTACGCTAATACAAAGCAAGGTCATCGTCTTGATCAGCGCCAGCGCGAGTTGTTCGTTCAGCAGCAAAAACAGGCAATTCTCGATCGCTATCCTCACGAACTTTCTGGCGGTCAACTACAGCGCGTGATGATCGCGATGGCAATTTCTTGTGACCCTGCATTATTGATTGCAGACGAACCAACAACCGCTTTGGATGTCACAGTGCAAGCGACAATTTTGGACTTGCTTAGGGAATTACGCGATCGCCGTCAGATGTCGATGATGTTTATTACTCACGACTTGGGAATTATCGCCGAAATTGCCGACTCAGTTGCAGTGATGTACCAAGGCAAAATTGTTGAGTATGGTTCAGCTGAGCAAATTTTTACACACCCTCAACACCCATACACCAAAGGTTTGCTCGCGTGTCGTCCGAGTTTAGAGAAGCGATCGCAGTATCTCCTAACGGTTTCAGATTTCATGAGTGTGGGATTAACTCGCGCCGGTGAAGTTGACATTCAAGCCAAAGAACCCACTTATCCACCACAAGTCAGTTCCGAAGCCTTAGCACAACGCCTGGCAACCTTACAACAACAATCACCACTCCTCCAAGTTCAGAATTTGCAAGTGGGCTTTCCCATCCGTGGCGTCTTTGGTCGAACTAAACGCTACTTTCTCGCTGTGAATGGCGTTTCTTTTGCTGTGTACCCTGGTGAGACTTTAGGATTAGTAGGCGAGTCTGGCTGTGGTAAAACAACGCTTGGTCGTACTTTGTTACGACTTGTTGAAGCTATTGGCGGGCAAGTTTTCTTTGAAGGACGCGATGTGACAAACCTGAAAGGACATCCTTTGCAACAACTCCGGCGGGAAATGCAAATTATTTTTCAAAATCCCTTTAGTTCGCTCGATCCACGCATGAAAATTGGTGATGCGGTGATGGAACCACTCGTGATTCATGCCGCAAGTCAATCATCTCGTCAACGCCGCGATCGCGCTGCTTATTTATTAGACCGTGTCGGAATTGATCCTAAACAAATGAACCGCTACCCACATCAATTTTCTGGCGGTCAACGTCAACGCATTTGTATTGCTAGGGCACTTGCGCTTAATCCCAAGTTTATTATTTGTGATGAATCGGTCTCATCGTTGGATGTCTCGGTACAAGCACAAGTCTTGAATTTGTTGAAAGAACTGCAAGCCGAGTTTAATCTTACCTATATTTTTATTTCACACGACTTGAGTGTCGTCAAGTTTATGAGCGATCGCATCTTAGTCATGAATCGCGGACAAATTGTTGAAGAAGGTGCTGCTGAAGAAATTTATCGCGATCCTAAAGAAGCATATACGCGATCGCTGATTGCTTCAATTCCTACAGGAAATCGCGACCGAACTCGGACACGCCCTTCCTCACATTCCGCTGTCAGCAGCTAA